A genomic stretch from Bosea sp. F3-2 includes:
- a CDS encoding ABC transporter substrate-binding protein, whose translation MKRRDFLTGTAALAVAGPSLTRSAAAQSATVLKFVPQANLTALDPIWTTATVTNNHGYYVFDTLYGGDLDLKPQPQMAEGHEVSADGKSWRIRLRQGLSFHDGAPVKPADCIQSMKRWCQRDPYGQLLAKVVEAWNAPDERTIEIKLTRPFPMMLDLLSKADNPPFIMPERLAQTDATKQVTEMIGSGPYKFVAGEFVTGSRAVYEKFDGYKPRSEPPSRNAGGKVANFKRIEWHILPDPATAAAALTTGEVDWWERPLADLQPMLAQSPDIKREVIDKAGRGAIIRLNHLQPPFNNPKVRAAVRMAVKQEDYMRAAQGDDTSMWQVCRNLWWRGTPYYTGEQEDLMPASLEKAKAALKESGYKGEKVVIINPTDFPDIGPLGEVTYELLKQLGMNVEMAASDWGTVIQRRNSREPVEKGGWSIFHTTGAAIGWGNPALSNLVRGQGEKGWFGWWTSDKAEGLAEQWLYAPDEATQKKTAVELGRLALEECATIPLGQFVIRTAYRKNLTGMLPGSAPYPWGLKRV comes from the coding sequence ATGAAGCGTCGCGATTTTCTCACCGGGACGGCGGCTCTCGCCGTCGCCGGCCCGAGCCTGACCCGCTCCGCTGCCGCGCAGAGCGCCACTGTTCTCAAATTCGTGCCACAGGCCAACCTGACCGCACTCGATCCGATCTGGACGACGGCGACGGTGACCAACAACCACGGCTATTATGTCTTCGATACGCTCTATGGCGGCGATCTGGACCTGAAGCCGCAGCCGCAGATGGCGGAGGGACACGAGGTCTCGGCCGACGGCAAGAGCTGGCGCATCCGTTTACGCCAGGGCCTCTCGTTCCATGACGGTGCGCCGGTGAAGCCGGCCGACTGCATCCAGAGCATGAAGCGCTGGTGCCAGCGCGATCCCTACGGGCAGCTGCTGGCCAAGGTCGTCGAGGCCTGGAACGCGCCGGACGAGCGCACCATCGAGATCAAGCTGACCCGGCCCTTCCCGATGATGCTCGACCTGCTCTCCAAGGCGGACAACCCGCCCTTCATCATGCCGGAGCGTCTGGCGCAGACCGATGCGACCAAGCAGGTGACGGAGATGATCGGCTCCGGTCCCTACAAGTTCGTCGCCGGCGAATTCGTCACCGGCAGCCGCGCTGTCTATGAGAAGTTCGACGGCTACAAGCCCCGCAGCGAGCCGCCGAGCCGTAATGCCGGCGGCAAGGTCGCGAATTTCAAGCGGATCGAATGGCACATCCTGCCGGACCCGGCGACGGCGGCGGCGGCTTTGACCACCGGCGAGGTCGACTGGTGGGAGCGGCCGCTCGCCGACCTGCAGCCGATGCTGGCCCAGAGCCCGGACATCAAGCGCGAGGTCATCGACAAGGCCGGCCGCGGCGCCATCATCCGGCTCAACCACCTGCAGCCACCCTTCAACAACCCGAAGGTGCGCGCAGCCGTCCGCATGGCGGTGAAGCAGGAAGACTACATGCGCGCTGCCCAGGGCGACGACACCTCGATGTGGCAAGTCTGCCGCAATCTCTGGTGGCGCGGCACGCCCTATTATACCGGCGAGCAGGAAGACCTGATGCCGGCCAGCCTTGAGAAGGCCAAGGCGGCCCTCAAGGAATCCGGCTACAAGGGCGAGAAGGTCGTCATCATCAACCCGACCGACTTCCCCGATATCGGCCCGCTCGGCGAAGTGACCTACGAACTGCTCAAGCAGCTCGGCATGAATGTCGAGATGGCGGCGAGCGACTGGGGCACGGTGATCCAGCGTCGCAACAGCCGCGAGCCCGTCGAGAAGGGCGGTTGGAGCATCTTCCACACCACCGGCGCGGCGATTGGCTGGGGCAATCCGGCGCTGTCCAATCTCGTACGCGGCCAGGGCGAGAAGGGCTGGTTCGGCTGGTGGACGAGCGACAAGGCCGAGGGCCTGGCCGAACAATGGCTCTACGCCCCCGATGAAGCGACGCAGAAGAAGACGGCGGTCGAACTCGGCCGGCTGGCGCTGGAAGAGTGCGCGACCATTCCGCTCGGCCAGTTCGTGATCCGCACCGCCTATCGTAAGAACCTGACTGGCATGCTGCCGGGCTCGGCGCCTTATCCCTGGGGGCTGAAGCGGGTCTGA